The DNA window TGAAACCGGCCAACGTGCTGCTGCGGCCCGACGGATCGGCGGTGCTCACCGACTTCGGCATCGCCGCCCTGCACGGCTCGACCGGCCTCACCTCCACGGGCGTGCTGATCGGCTCGCCCGAGTACATCGCACCCGAGCGCGTCCGCGGCGAGGAGGGGCTGGCCGCCTCCGACCTGTGGTCGCTCGGCATGCTGCTGTACGTGGCCGTGGAAGGCGTCCACCCGCTGCGCCGGGCCACGAGCCTGGCCACGGTGGTCGCCGTCCTCGACGAGCCGATCCCGGCACCCGTACGCTCCGGCCCGCTGGCGCCCGTACTGGAACGGCTGCTCGTCCGGGATCCGGCCGCGCGGCCCGACGCCGAGCAGCTGGAACAACTGCTCCGGGATGCGAGCACCGCTCTCACCGCCGCCCCGGCGACCCCCGCCGCCCCGCCGGCCGTGGGGCGGTACGGGCCGCCCACACCGCCGCCGTTCGGCCCGGTGCCCCACCCGTACGCGGTCACCGCGCCCCTACCGCCGGCGGCCCCGCGCAGGCGCCCGGTCCTGCTCGGCGCCGTCCTCGCGGCCGTCCTCGCGGCCGGGACCGTCGGCCTCGTCAAGTGGCTGCCGGACGGCACCGACCCGAGTGAAGGTGCGAAGGGCGGCCCCGGCGGCGCCGGCAGGAGCGCGAGCGCCGACCCCGCCGGCGGCCAGGGTTCCCCGGCCCCCTCGACCCCCGGCCCCAAGGCCGGTGCGAAGAAGGGCGCGACCCCCGAGGGCAGCCTGCTCACCCCGGCCAACATCCGGACCGCCCTGGCGGCCCTGAAGGAGCAGACCGGCACCACCGGCTTCGTGAACCTGCGGATCTACGACTCCTACGTCATCGCCGCCGTCCCCACCGCCCCCGGAGCCAAGACCGTGGATTCCTGGCAGTACCGCGACGGCGCGGTCACCCGCACCGGCCCCGCCGGCACGGTCAAGGACCGCGTTCCGCTCATCGACATGGCCAAGGTCGAATGGGACACCCTGCCCGCCCTCCTGGAGGAGGCCGGACAGGAGCTGGGCGTGGCCAACCCGACCTCCCGCTACGTGATCGTGGAGCCCTGGATGATGGACCAGAGCCCGTCCATGCGGCCCTACCTCAGCGACGAGTACGGGCAGGGCGGCTACGTCCTGGCCGGCACGGACGGAAAGGTCAGGAAGGTGTACCGCTCCTCCTGACGCGGGGCCCTCCCGGGGGCGCGCGCCTGGGATCCTGATCTCCGTACACGCGCGGAGAAACGCTGAGAGGAGCACCACGACCATGCCGACCTGGGGCACCACACTCACGGCCGCCGGACTGTCCGGCACCCGGCTGCGGAACGACTACACCCACGCCGTCCGCCGGGTCCTGCGCCGCGAGCCCGCCCCCTACCTCGCGCTGCGCCTGCTCGCCGCGCCGCCCCTGGTGCCCTGGCTCGCCGCCGGCCTCGCCTTCATGAACCTGGTCGACGACGTGGCCGAGACCGGCACCCCGGCCGCGCGGGCCGCCAACCTCGCCGCACTGACCGAGCGCGTCGAGGCGGCCCTGAAGACCGGGGACAGCCCCGACCCGCTGCTGCGCGCGTACGCGCACGCGGTGGACTCCCGGGCCCTGCCCGCGCACTGGGTCTCCCGCTTCCTGGAGGGTGCCGCCACCGCGGAGGCCGGGTTCGACGGCTTCGCCGCCGAGGAGGACTTCCAGGACTACCTCGACGCCTACGCCTGGCCGGGCGTGGTGATCTTCACCGGCCTCCAGTACCAGGGCGGCCCCGACGCCGAACAGGCCGCGGGCTGGCGGCGGTTCGTCGACGCCGCCCAGCGCGTCGACTTCCTCGCCGACCTCGCCGGGGACCTGGCGGACGGCCGCCTGTGCATCCCGCGGTCCCGCCTCGACGAGCACTCCGTGACCCGCGCCGACCTCGAACGAGCCCGCGACACCCCGGCCGTCCGCGCACTCCTGGCCGCCGAAACCAGCCGCGCCCGCGCCGCCCTCGACGCCACCGACGGCATCCTCGACCTCGTCGACCCCGGCCTG is part of the Streptomyces subrutilus genome and encodes:
- a CDS encoding serine/threonine-protein kinase, whose protein sequence is METSEAGRQLIDGRFELVAPLGSGGMGTVWRARDIALHREVALKEVRPPDPATAAAQPGLADQLRERAVREARALARLAHPHVVTIHHIVEPAPGTDGHPWIVMELVKGGSLHDRLASGPLPLADVLRLGRDVLSALRAAHAEGVLHRDVKPANVLLRPDGSAVLTDFGIAALHGSTGLTSTGVLIGSPEYIAPERVRGEEGLAASDLWSLGMLLYVAVEGVHPLRRATSLATVVAVLDEPIPAPVRSGPLAPVLERLLVRDPAARPDAEQLEQLLRDASTALTAAPATPAAPPAVGRYGPPTPPPFGPVPHPYAVTAPLPPAAPRRRPVLLGAVLAAVLAAGTVGLVKWLPDGTDPSEGAKGGPGGAGRSASADPAGGQGSPAPSTPGPKAGAKKGATPEGSLLTPANIRTALAALKEQTGTTGFVNLRIYDSYVIAAVPTAPGAKTVDSWQYRDGAVTRTGPAGTVKDRVPLIDMAKVEWDTLPALLEEAGQELGVANPTSRYVIVEPWMMDQSPSMRPYLSDEYGQGGYVLAGTDGKVRKVYRSS
- a CDS encoding squalene/phytoene synthase family protein, producing the protein MPTWGTTLTAAGLSGTRLRNDYTHAVRRVLRREPAPYLALRLLAAPPLVPWLAAGLAFMNLVDDVAETGTPAARAANLAALTERVEAALKTGDSPDPLLRAYAHAVDSRALPAHWVSRFLEGAATAEAGFDGFAAEEDFQDYLDAYAWPGVVIFTGLQYQGGPDAEQAAGWRRFVDAAQRVDFLADLAGDLADGRLCIPRSRLDEHSVTRADLERARDTPAVRALLAAETSRARAALDATDGILDLVDPGLRPVTATMAELMAHQLTAVERAGSAALRKDVGYGLVTPLRTLLKARAAARR